The Sebaldella sp. S0638 genome includes a window with the following:
- a CDS encoding M20 family metallopeptidase, with amino-acid sequence MTDKYQVKEMIKDFKEDLVRHRRNLHEIPEIGLKLPKTKEYIKKELDSSGIKYSETKTIDGLYGLIEGKNRGKIIAVRSDMDALPIVEKTGLSFASDNGNMHACGHDGHMAVMLLTLKILNQIKDSLDGSVMFIFQPGEEGYLGAEKMLKEDLFKDIKPDVIFSSHIGSIFDELGDGEFGIGFGKVMSSLDTFSLKITGKESHGAEPYKARDPFIPTAEILLGVQSIVSREINTKESAVISFGKIKGGTAANIIPQSIELEGTVRCTKENIRNYINDRIGETAYYTAKAYKTDIDYNYVYGAPVLENNKDLVEEFIEVLRENIPENEYKILDRPTMIGEDFSYFLSEIPGFYYFFGSKRLIDGTYHAHHTEKFDINEENLYKVVYINIMFILKYLSKDNKIKI; translated from the coding sequence ATGACAGATAAATATCAGGTAAAAGAAATGATTAAAGATTTTAAAGAAGATTTAGTAAGACATAGAAGAAACTTGCACGAGATACCTGAAATTGGATTGAAACTACCTAAAACAAAAGAATATATAAAAAAGGAACTGGATAGTTCCGGAATAAAATATAGTGAAACAAAAACCATAGACGGACTCTATGGTTTGATTGAAGGAAAAAACAGAGGAAAAATAATTGCCGTAAGAAGTGATATGGATGCTTTGCCTATAGTAGAAAAAACGGGGCTTAGCTTTGCTTCGGATAACGGCAATATGCATGCTTGCGGTCATGACGGCCATATGGCGGTAATGCTTTTGACTTTGAAGATTTTAAACCAGATTAAGGACAGTCTGGATGGCAGTGTTATGTTTATATTTCAGCCCGGCGAGGAAGGATATCTCGGTGCTGAAAAGATGCTGAAAGAAGATTTATTTAAGGATATTAAACCTGATGTTATTTTTTCTTCACATATAGGATCTATATTCGATGAGTTAGGAGATGGAGAATTCGGAATAGGATTTGGCAAGGTCATGAGCAGCCTTGACACTTTCAGTCTGAAAATAACCGGTAAAGAATCCCACGGAGCAGAGCCTTATAAGGCCAGGGATCCTTTTATACCGACTGCGGAAATTCTTCTGGGTGTGCAAAGTATAGTAAGCAGGGAAATAAATACTAAGGAGAGCGCAGTTATCAGCTTTGGAAAGATAAAGGGAGGGACTGCAGCCAATATAATTCCACAGAGTATAGAATTAGAAGGAACTGTAAGATGTACAAAAGAAAATATAAGAAATTATATTAACGACAGAATAGGTGAAACGGCATATTACACAGCAAAAGCTTACAAAACAGACATAGATTATAATTACGTTTATGGAGCACCTGTTTTAGAAAATAATAAGGACCTTGTGGAAGAATTCATAGAAGTCCTTAGAGAAAATATCCCGGAAAATGAATATAAAATTCTGGACAGACCTACAATGATAGGTGAGGATTTTAGTTATTTTCTTTCTGAAATCCCCGGATTTTATTATTTTTTCGGGTCAAAACGTCTTATAGACGGGACTTATCATGCACACCATACTGAAAAATTCGATATTAACGAGGAAAATTTGTATAAGGTTGTTTATATCAATATTATGTTTATATTGAAATATTTATCAAAAGATAATAAGATTAAAATATAA
- a CDS encoding glutamine amidotransferase, with translation MTKILIAGESWTSHTIHIKGFDTFTTSKYEEGVKWFKEGLEKNGIEVDYIPNHLAPEKFPVTLEELKKYDVVFLSDIGSNTLLLPDQVFAKGMKIPNRCELLKEYVNDGGAFVMIGGYMSFTGVDAKTRYGETAVKDILPVKLLDKDDRQELPQGVNPKKIKEHKIFDGIDEGFPYFLGYNKTTECSETGEILAEINGDPFIAVGSFGKGKSLAFTSDFAPHWGSMEFVEWKYYDKLWLNIISWLTEK, from the coding sequence ATGACTAAAATATTAATAGCGGGTGAATCATGGACAAGCCATACAATTCACATAAAAGGTTTTGATACATTTACTACAAGCAAATATGAGGAAGGTGTAAAATGGTTTAAAGAAGGACTGGAAAAAAACGGGATAGAGGTGGATTATATACCGAATCACCTTGCACCCGAAAAGTTTCCTGTAACTCTTGAAGAACTAAAAAAATATGATGTGGTATTTTTATCTGATATAGGATCAAATACACTTCTTCTTCCAGATCAGGTATTTGCTAAAGGGATGAAAATACCTAACAGATGTGAACTTCTGAAAGAATATGTAAATGACGGAGGGGCCTTTGTAATGATAGGCGGATACATGTCATTTACAGGTGTGGATGCCAAAACAAGATACGGCGAAACAGCAGTTAAGGATATACTGCCTGTGAAGCTTCTGGATAAAGACGACAGACAGGAACTTCCTCAGGGTGTAAATCCTAAAAAGATAAAGGAACATAAAATTTTCGACGGAATAGATGAAGGATTCCCGTACTTTCTGGGATATAATAAAACAACAGAATGCAGTGAAACAGGTGAAATACTGGCAGAAATAAACGGTGATCCGTTTATAGCCGTAGGAAGCTTCGGAAAAGGGAAAAGTCTGGCATTTACATCTGACTTTGCTCCTCACTGGGGATCAATGGAATTCGTGGAATGGAAGTATTATGATAAGTTATGGTTAAATATTATAAGCTGGCTTACCGAAAAATAA
- a CDS encoding TIGR00266 family protein, with protein MNYRLSNEGAFPLVLVTLNAGEEIRIESGAMVYHNGKITLEGKMNSNGSGGIGGLLKAAARSVVSGEGFFITTAKGTANEALIAIAPGSIGQIKELKVGESKWCINDGAFLACDSSVTYNMKKQSVGRAMFGGTGGFFVMETAGQGTMLVNGFGDIVEIELDGSSPFIVDNFHVVAWESTLAYNIKAASGMFGFTTGEGVVNEFVGKGKLLIQTRNISGLAGLVKPFIPTGK; from the coding sequence ATGAATTATCGTTTATCAAATGAAGGAGCATTTCCTTTAGTTTTAGTAACTTTAAATGCTGGTGAAGAGATCAGAATCGAGAGCGGGGCTATGGTTTACCATAACGGAAAAATCACTCTTGAAGGGAAAATGAACAGCAACGGTTCAGGCGGTATAGGCGGACTTCTGAAAGCTGCGGCAAGATCAGTAGTCAGCGGTGAGGGATTCTTTATTACCACTGCGAAAGGTACTGCTAATGAAGCATTAATAGCTATCGCACCGGGATCAATCGGACAGATTAAAGAGCTAAAAGTAGGGGAATCAAAATGGTGTATTAATGACGGAGCTTTTCTTGCATGTGACAGTTCAGTTACATATAATATGAAAAAACAATCTGTAGGCCGTGCTATGTTCGGCGGTACAGGAGGATTTTTCGTAATGGAGACAGCCGGTCAGGGGACTATGTTAGTTAACGGGTTCGGAGATATCGTAGAGATAGAACTTGACGGTTCAAGTCCGTTCATAGTGGATAACTTCCACGTAGTAGCATGGGAAAGTACATTAGCATATAATATCAAAGCTGCTTCTGGTATGTTTGGATTTACTACAGGCGAAGGTGTAGTTAATGAATTTGTCGGAAAAGGTAAACTTCTTATACAGACAAGAAATATTTCAGGTCTTGCAGGATTAGTAAAACCTTTCATTCCTACAGGAAAATAG